One window of the Periophthalmus magnuspinnatus isolate fPerMag1 chromosome 6, fPerMag1.2.pri, whole genome shotgun sequence genome contains the following:
- the LOC117371953 gene encoding tripartite motif-containing protein 16-like, with protein sequence MASNYEERFTCSICLQLMEDPVTIGCGHNFCMSCINKYWDKKFAERAACICPHCRQTFTPRPTLFRNALLAELLEEHKKTQESGASDGDMDGEGGVGDMDGVGGAGDMDGMVLCDVCTGTKRSACKFCLACLVSYCQIHIKPHFEVAPLQKHKLVEASVNNQQVICARHHRLLELYCRTERVFICALCVVQGHQSHDTAAVTEEMKAAQMKIKRNRDMIKDRVKDSETRMTELREATKSIKDTAWEICDEFDRLCQENIRLYVTAMEKRSADVRERVGKAEKAGLDWANSQLRHLRSEVDVLKRRDEQLQQLLQTKEPMQIIQGFQALDVLPAETNVHTSTEKLTEFVSNQKQKLKNVCKTEMEELHNNLTQYSVIGLFVPKIKDVITLRDYLVSKYKNCKLELNPNTVAACLSLSSSNRELSWGGNDQGHPHHRDRFTYYPQALCKGGLKNNAYWEVEWDGGIVEVAVSYKGIGRKGSGNDCCFGHNSLSWKLICSSSGCKFWHNKLEKALIPPVSSRKVAVHLVYQEGILSFYGVNTNNELTLLYKTQVVFTEPLYPGFSVDLGSSLKICTI encoded by the exons ATGGCTTCAAACTATGAAGAGCGTTTCACGTGCTCTATTTGCCTTCAGCTCATGGAAGATCCCGTGACCATCGGCTGTGGGCACAACTTCTGTATGAGCTGCATTAATAAGTATTGGGACAAAAAGTTTGCTGAACGGGCCGCGTGCATTTGTCCCCACTGCAGACAGACCTTTACACCGAGGCCTACGCTCTTCAGAAACGCACTTCTGGCCGAGCTGTTGGAGGAGCACAAGAAAACTCAGGAGTCTGGTGCCTCTGATGGAGACATGGATGGGGAGGGGGGCGTTGGAGACATGGACGGGGTGGGGGGCGCTGGAGACATGGACGGGATGGTGCTCTGTGACGTTTGCACTGGGACAAAGCGCAGTGCGTGTAAGTTCTGTCTCGCCTGTCTAGTCTCTTACTGCCAGATACATATAAAGCCTCATTTTGAAGTCGCCCCTCTCCAAAAACACAAGTTGGTTGAAGCTTCAGTGAATAACCAGCAGGTCATATGTGCGCGCCACCACAGACTGTTGGAGCTGTACTGCCGCACTGAGCGCGTGTTCATCTGTGCACTGTGCGTGGTACAAGGCCATCAGAGCCATgacactgctgctgtcactgaGGAGATGAAAGCAGCACAG atgaaaataaaaagaaacagagACATGATCAAGGACAGAGTTAAAGATTCAGAGACAAGAATGACTGAACTGAGAGAGGCCACGAAATCTATAAAA GACACTGCTTGGGAGATCTGCGATGAATTTGACCGCCTTTGTCAAGAAAACATTCGCTTGTATGTCACCGCCATGGAGAAGAGGAGCGCtgatgtgagagagagagttggaAAAGCAGAAAAGGCCGGACTAGACTGGGCAAACTCTCAGCTCAGACATTTGAGATCTGAGGTGGATGTGCTGAAGAGGAGAGACGAACAACTCCAACAGCTTTTACAAACCAAAGAACCCATGCAGATTATACAG GGTTTCCAAGCTCTTGATGTCCTTCCAGCAGAAACTAATGTTCACACAAGTACTGAAAAACTGACTGAGTTTGTCAGTAATCAAAAGCAAAAGCTGAAAAATGTTTGCAAAACTGAAATGGAAGAATTACACAATAACCTCACACAATACtcag taATAGGATTATTTGTGCCCAAGATTAAAGACGTAATCACATTGAGAGACTATCTTGTGTCTAAATACAAAA ATTGCAAACTGGAGTTAAATCCCAACACCGTTGCTGCTTGTCTTTCATTGTCCTCCTCAAACAGAGAGCTGTCATGGGGCGGCAATGACCAGGGACATCCTCACCACAGAGACAGATTCACCTACTATCCCCAGGCCTTGTGCAAAGGGGGGCTGAAGAATAACGCGTACTGGGAGGTGGAGTGGGACGGAGGCATCGTGGAAGTGGCTGTTTCATATAAAGGCATTGGTAGAAAGGGTTCTGGAAATGACTGTTGTTTTGGCCACAACAGTCTGTCATGGAAGCTAATCTGCAGTTCATCTGGGTGCAAGTTTTGGCACAATAAACTTGAAAAAGCTCTGATTCCACCAGTAAGCTCTCGTAAAGTAGCTGTACACCTCGTATATCAAGAGGGCATCCTGAGCTTCTACGGTGTCAATACAAACAATGAGTTGACACTTCTGTATAAAACTCAAGTCGTCTTTACTGAGCCTCTGTATCCTGGGTTCAGTGTTGATTTGGGCTCAAGTCTGAAAATTTGCACCATTTAA
- the slc15a5 gene encoding solute carrier family 15 member 5: MAKDHQRLSESKQSLHKLRSPQPELRTSRKSRKKLQVIICVLLVELCERFTFFGIVCNMILFCTVKLGYDNYLAAFINLMFVGATTLTPVLVGWFAETYLGRTKVLYLCAFLHFFGTAMLPVVAFPFEDFYIDTHHITHQIEPREQQILFYTGLLAAALGIGGIRAILCPMGAYSLQGYNQHQLLSFFNWFYWLVNLNSTVVFLGIAYIQQSVAKNLGFLIPFTSVLLALMAINMVRNKFTYKPKKGGSLLTTLGVFLNSLRMCCIHYRHISGEVTSWLDRAKENNGGRYSETHVENVKVLARLFPLYGLQLFYRVCITQIPSGYYIQTMNSNLHMGDFLLPIGVMNVISILPLLLLAPLMELVTSCFLSTGKPPMAPIRVITLGHVLAALSLLLAGFCELQRKTYPLVEQTLSGKVLQVSSMPCYYLAPQYILLGIAEALVTPTCSFISFQLTPSHIRGISLHFLTLSYGGGCFLGAFIVMFLYLISGGNFYPNVLHEGNLERFFFLLAILLAVNTLVLWRMSYRYLDLSVQGKAVGVSPVTEKLLQYKACLQFYNTIELSYINNSVQSML; the protein is encoded by the exons ATGGCAAAAGACCACCAGAGACTGTCTGAGAGCAAACAATCACTGCACAAGCTCAGGTCACCACAGCCTGAGCTTAGGACATCACGGAAGTCCAGAAAGAAACTTCAAGTTATTATCTGTGTGTTGCTGGTAGAGTTGTGTGAAAGATTCACGTTCTTTGGGATTGTGTGCAACATGATCCTGTTCTGCACTGTGAAGTTGGGGTATGACAACTACCTGGCTGCTTTCATCAACCTGATGTTTGTGGGAGCCACCACACTGACGCCAGTCCTGGTGGGATGGTTTGCTGAAACATACTTAGGAAGGACAAAAGTCCTCTACCTGTGTGCGTTCCTTCATTTCTTTG GCACAGCCATGCTTCCTGTGGTGGCATTTCCATTTGAAGATTTCTACATAGACACTCATCACATCACTCACCAGATAGAGCCTCGGGAGCAGCAGATTCTCTTTTACACTGGTTTGCTGGCGGCAGCATTGGGCATTGGTGGTATCAGGGCTATACTCTGTCCTATGGGAGCCTACAGCCTGCAGGGTTACAACCAGCACCAGCTTCTGTCCTTCTTCAACTG GTTCTACTGGCTGGTCAATCTGAATTCCACCGTAGTGTTCCTTGGCATAGCTTATATTCAACAGTCTGTGGCAAAAAATCTGGGATTTCTCATCCCATTCACTTCTGTGTTACTGGCTCTTATGGCCATAAACATGGTGCGCAACAAATTTACCTACAAGCCAAAGAAAG GGGGGTCTCTGCTGACCACTCTGGGAGTGTTCCTAAACTCCTTGAGGATGTGCTGCATCCACTATCGCCATATAAGCGGAGAGGTCACATCTTGGCTGGATCGGGCTAAAGAGAACAACGGGGGCCGATACAGCGAGACACATGTGGAGAATGTCAAAGTCTTAGCACGGCTCTTCCCTCTTTATGGTCTTCAGCTGTTCTACAGAGTCTGCATTACACAA ATTCCTTCAGGTTACTACATCCAAACCATGAATTCAAACCTTCACATGGGAGACTTTCTCTTGCCCATTGGTGTCATGAACGTCATCAGCATCCTCCCTCTGTTGTTGCTGGCTCCACTGATGGAGTTGGTCACGTCCTGCTTCCTCTCCACAGGAAAACCTCCTATGGCTCCCATCAGGGTCATCA CTTTGGGCCATGTTCTTGCAgccctctctctgctgctggCAGGTTTCTGTGAACTTCAGAGAAAGACTTACCCACTGGTGGAGCAAACTCTCTCTGGAAAAGTCTTGCAGGTCTCTTCAATGCCTTGCTACTACCTGGCGCCCCAGTACATCCTACTTGGTATTGCCGAAGCTCTTGTGACACCTACAT GCTCATTTATATCCTTCCAGTTGACTCCCAGTCATATCAGAGGGATCTCGCTGCACTTTCTCACACTGTCCTATGGAGGGGGCTGTTTTCTTGGTGCATTCATAGTTATGTTTTTATACCTGATCTCTGGAG GTAATTTCTATCCAAATGTACTGCACGAAGGAAATCTAGAACGTTTCTTTTTTCTGCTGGCCATACTTTTGGCTGTGAACACTCTTGTACTTTGGCGTATGTCCTACAG GTACCTTGACCTGTCTGTGCAGGGTAAAGCAGTAGGTGTTAGCCCTGTGACGGAGAAACTGCTGCAGTATAAAGCCTGTCTTCAGTTCTACAACACAATCGAACTCTCCTACATAAACAACTCGGTTCAGTCAATGTTAtga
- the tmem17 gene encoding transmembrane protein 17B yields MSNVCICGAERTLGTRFTMELPENLRKRLEDFSRNVLFDPNRSHTVTKEHEPFVLNDKRILSSLHLQMSLYFNLWFFPFWWISEIVMLNLKYPFLPDYYKFILVTILIVMTCIEAIRLYLGYSGNLQEKVPELAGFWLLSILLQLPLILFQLFNEAILIQPLERGVHIVLAIFILTQALGGFTALRDLVRHTESQFHLRQFNSSPP; encoded by the exons ATGAGCAATGTCTGCATCTGTGGAGCTGAGCGAACACTTGGGACAAGATTCACAATGGAGCTACCGGAGAACCTCAGAAAACGCCTGGAAGACTTTTCtcgaaatgttttatttgatccAAACAGGAGCCACACCGTCACCAAAGAGCACGAGCCGTTTGTGCTCAACG ATAAACGGATTCTGTCCAGCCTCCACCTCCAAATGTCCCTGTATTTTAACTTGTGGTTCTTTCCATTTTGGTGGATCAGTGAAATTGTAATGCTAAATCTCAAG TACCCCTTTTTGCCAGACTACTACAAGTTCATCCTTGTGACTATTCTAATTGTAATGACTTGTATTGAAGCCATTCGACTGTATCTGGGTTACTCTGGAAATCTGCAAGAAAAG GTCCCAGAGCTGGCAGGCTTTTGGCTGTTGAGTATTCTGCTGCAGTTGCCTTTGATTCTCTTCCAACTTTTTAATGAAGCTATTCTAATACAGCCACTGGAAAGAGGTGTTCATATAGTCCTCGCCATATTTATATTAACACAG GCTCTTGGTGGCTTTACTGCACTCCGGGACCTCGTCAGACACACTGAAAGCCAGTTTCATCTTAGACAATTCAACTCTTCTCCACCCTAA
- the LOC117371961 gene encoding coiled-coil domain-containing protein 34-like, whose product MSSFATNGFSSTPVKKSRNREKDFHKPAALDLDVGVISDDEDTFSLLSPIYHDSFESGEDISQSSGQSPPKGTMDTSVLSDRCELPKTPSDQMLSSAVPQKTPASLSAWELWLLNKAKEDRIKLEKKAEEERLLQEKKNQQEKDHEQKVAMINQRIQEWLKMKREQEKQEQDLKQSKEQKDLMLQMQKQREIELKAQDKYKEWLQKKNQEKAEKEKKLKEEAALKEAQEKERRRRAEEKFKEWLSQANTKNTVNRKSTCQGPYGKSYPSPSFYNPIPWKPIHIPPETVNNTTDRKAQRQPEGHQSLSSNSRQRKSVGAARSQQRR is encoded by the exons ATGTCCAGTTTTGCGACAAACGGTTTCAGCTCTACTCCAGTGAAGAAGTCCAGGAACCGAGAAAAAGACTTCCACAAACCTGCTGCTTTGGATTTAGATGTCGGGGTCATTTCTGATGATGAAGACAcgttctctctcctgtctcccatCTATCACGACAGTTTTGAGAGTGGAGAAGACATAAGTCAATCAAGTGGACAGTCCCCACCAAAGGGGACAATGGACACCTCAGTGCTGTCAGACAG GTGTGAGCTGCCTAAAACGCCCTCAGATCAGATGCTGAGCTCTGCAGTGCCACAGAAAACTCCAGCTTCACTCAGCGCCTGGGAACTGTGGCTTCTGAATAAGGCCAAAGAAGATAGGATCAAATTGGAAAAGAAGGCAGAGGAG GAGCGGTTActtcaagaaaagaaaaatcaacaAGAAAAGGACCATGAGCAGAAAGTTGCTATGATCAATCAAAGGATCCAGGAATGGCTGAAGATGAAAAGAGAACag GAAAAGCAGGAACAAGATCTAAAACAAAGCAAAGAACAAAAAGACCTGATGTTGCAAATGCAAAAGCAGAGGGAGATTGAACTCAAAGCACAAGATAAGTATAAAGAATGGCTTCAAAAGAAAAACCAAGAGAaagcagaaaaagaaaaaaaactgaag GAGGAAGCTGCACTAAAAGAAGCACAAGAAAAGGAACGACGCAGGAGGGCAGAAGAAAAGTTCAAGGAATGGCTTAGTCAGGCcaatacaaaaaacacagtCAACCGCAAATCGACTTGTCAAG GTCCATATGGAAAATCTTACCCATCACCCAGCTTCTACAATCCCATTCCCTGGAAGCCGATTCACATCCCTCCTGAAACTGTTAACAATACGACTGACAGGAAAGCACAGAGACAACCAGAAGGACATCAGAGCCTCAGTTCTAATTCGAGGCAGCGAAAGTCTGTTGGTGCAGCTCGGTCACAGCAGAGGAGATGA
- the agbl2 gene encoding cytosolic carboxypeptidase 2, whose protein sequence is MERLHCKYSNTEEDEEEGTGRRPLPTDLSQALKTRQLIINFDGNQPILSLRAPLDVVTFPSIACPRWPIECEVIGDVIHHIEWDPPQPEPFYKYTGSERMPLPTGEKNGKMVYSMDHAKASKHPFFTCSRVGGSQGPIRNATWFDIKETDFVLEFESRFESGNLQRAVQVGPFDYELTIRCDMYTKKHTQWFYFRVRNMKAGVTYRFTIVNLMKSSSLYSYGMKPLLYSERAAKENGVGWKRTGFNIRYYRNCNENTNENDTKSLYCLTWSLQFPFESDTCFVSHCYPYTYSRLQRYLQRISSNPNVASYCKLRILCYSLAGNAVYVMTVTSQGDNKCEGTNKRAVVVTARVHPGETNGSWMMEGFLDFLLGNSADAQLLRDTFVFKIVPMLNPDGVIVGNYRCSLAGRDLNRNYKTTLKDAFPCVWHTHKMVEKLLTETDVVLYCDFHGHNRKNNVFMYGCNSRSDASMNERIFPLMMSKNASNKFSFKSCKFRVQKSKEGTGRIAMWRLGIQNSYTLEATFGGSTLGDRRGTHFSTRDLKSLGFNVCDTLLDFCDPDPSKTNYCLKELAALLSKHVKERLGKDLTDSNFTVSDLETSTSGSNSTDSDGPPLHLLNPPNTSLQKNQLKERKKRLKSRKERDRLRSHLKVQESDNKDMPLENTLKPRHVMKEKTSDHVNQLSRKAVIPPTNTHPGEISQVTLWHGSNPVMNGSLDDINTSSAYDKINCSHFSPQITVKSHMGLSTITVPDR, encoded by the exons ATGGAGAGACTACACTGCAAATATTCCAACACCGAGGAAGACGAAGAGGAAGGAACTGGGAGGAGACCGT TACCCACAGACCTAAGCCAGGCACTGAAGACGAGACAGCTCATTATAAACTTTGATGGAAACCAACCTATTTTGAGTCTCAGAGCTCCGCTGGATGTCGTTACCTTTCCATCTATCGCCTGCCCACGCTGGCCTATAGAGTGTGAAGTCATTGGAGACGTCATTCATCACATAG AATGGGACCCCCCACAGCCGGAACCTTTTTACAAATACACTGGCAGTGAGAGGATGCCTCTGCCAACTGGAGAAAAGAATGGAAAAATGGTATACAGTATGGATCATG caaaAGCATCTAAGCATCCATTTTTTACCTGCTCACGTGTTGGAGGAAGCCAGGGCCCCATCAGGAATGCTACTTGGTTTGATATTAAAGAGACTGATTTTGTTCTTGAATTTGAATCTCGCTTTGAAAGTGGAAATCTCCAGAGGGCTGTTCAAGT GGGTCCATTTGACTATGAGCTGACCATCCGCTGTGACATGTacaccaaaaaacacacacagtggtTTTACTTCAGAGTGAGAAACATGAAGGCTGGGGTGACATATCGCTTCACCATTGTCAACTTGATGAAGAGCAGCAGTCTGTACAGTTATGGCATGAAACCTCTTCTGTATTCTGAAAGAGCTGCAAAAGAAAATGGGGTTGGATGGAAACGGACTGGCTTCAACATCAGATATTACCGCAACTGCAATGAG AATACAAATGAGAATGACACCAAATCCCTGTACTGCCTCACCTGGAGTCTTCAGTTCCCTTTCGAATCAGACACCTGTTTTGTGTCCCATTGTTACCCCTACACATATTCTCGGCTGCAGCGCTACCTGCAACGCATTTCATCCAATCCAAATGTTGCATCCTACTGTAAGCTCAGGATCCTGTGTTATAGCCTTGCTGGAAACGCCGTGTATGTGATGACCGTAACGTCCCAAGGGGACAACAAGTGTGAAGGAACAAACAAAAGAGCGGTAGTGGTGACAGCGCGAGTGCACCCAGGGGAGACAAATGGATCCTGGATGATGGAGGGATTCTTGGACTTTCTGCTTGGTAACTCAGCGGATGCTCAGTTATTGAGAGATACCTTTGTTTTTAAG ATTGTGCCAATGCTTAACCCAGATGGTGTGATTGTGGGCAATTACCGCTGTTCTCTGGCAGGCAGAGACTTGAATAGAAACTACAAAACAACACTCAAGGATGCTTTCCCCTGTGTATGGCACACTCACAAGATGGTGGAGAA GCTTCTGACAGAGACTGACGTAGTCCTCTACTGCGACTTTCATGGCCACAACCGCAAAAACAATGTCTTTATGTATGGTTGTAATAGCCGAAGTGATGCTTCAATGAATGAAAGAATTTTTCCCCTAATGATGAGTAAAAATGCCAGTAACAAG TTTTCTTTTAAAAGCTGCAAGTTCCGGGTCCAGAAAAGCAAAGAGGGAACTGGACGCATCGCCATGTGGAGACTTGGTATCCAAAACAGCTACACCTTGGAGGCTACCTTTGGGGGCTCCACATTGG GTGACAGAAGAGGGACGCATTTCAGCACTCGAGACCTGAAGTCACTTGGCTTCAATGTTTGTGACACTTTACTAGACTTCTGTGACCCTGATCCCTCCAAG ACGAATTATTGCTTGAAGGAGCTGGCGGCTCTGTTGAGCAAACATGTGAAAGAAAGACTGGGGAAAGATTTGACAGATTCAAACTTTACTGTTTCTGACCTGGAAACCAG CACCAGTGGTTCTAATAGTACTGATTCTGATGGACCCCCACTTCATTTACTTAACCCACCAAACACTAGTCTCCAAAAG AATCAactaaaagaaagaaagaaacgtCTGAAGAGTCGTAAGGAAAGAGACAGACTGCGTTCACACCTAAAGGTCCAGGAAAGTGACAACAAAGACATG CCACTTGAGAATACATTGAAACCAAGACAtgtaatgaaggaaaaaacgaGTGACCAT GTCAATCAACTGTCAAGAAAAGCTGTTATCCCTCCGACTAATACTCACCCAGGCGAAATAAGCCAGGTGACTTTGTGGCATGGTTCAAACCCCGTGATG AACGGCAGCTTGGATGATATAAATACTTCAAGCGCATATGACAAAATAAATTGTTCCCATTTCAGCCCCCAAATAACAGTCAAGTCACATATGG ggCTATCTACCATAACAGTACCAGACAGGTAA